The sequence GAATCCGATCGGGCTCAAATGCGGCCCGTCGCTGAAAGCCGACGAGCTCTTGAAGTTGATCGACGTGCTCGATCCCGACAACGAGCCGGGCCGGCTGACGCTGATCGGCCGCTTCGGCTCGGACAAGGTCGGCGAGCACCTGCCGAACATGGTCCGCGCCGTGCAGCGCGAGGGCAGGGCGGTCGTCTGGTCCTGCGACCCCATGCACGGCAACACCATCACCTCGACGTCGGGCTACAAGACGCGGCCGTTCGACCGCGTCCTGTCCGAGGTGAAATCGTTCTTCGCCATCCATGCCGCCGAAGGCACCCATGCCGGCGGCGTGCATCTGGAGATGACCGGCCAGGACGTCACCGAATGCATCGGCGGCGCCCGCGCCATCACGGACGAGGATCTCAACGACCGTTACCACACGGTCTGCGATCCCCGCCTCAATGCCGAGCAATCCATCGACATGGCCTTCCTGATCGCCGAGCTGCTCAAGCAAGAACGCGCCGGCAAGGCCAAGCCGATGCCGGCCGCCGCGGGGCTCTAAGACCTTGCTGCGGATCTGGAAGGCCACGATCAATTCCCGTAACGGTCTGGCCTTTGCGTTCCGGTCGGAGCAGGCCGTCCGCGAGGAGATTCTTGCGCTCCTGCTGTCGCTGCCGCTGGCTTGGTTCATCGGCGCGACCGCAATGCGCGCGGTCGAGCTGGTGTGTTCGGTCGCGTTCGTGCTGACGGTCGAGCTGCTCAACACCGCGATCGAGAAGCTCGCCGACCGCCTGACCATGGACCACGACAAGCAGATCGGCCGGGTCAAGGACATGGGCTCGGCCGCCGTCGGCGTCGCGTTGCTCATGGCCGGCGTGTTCTGGATCTTTGCCATCGTCGAGCGATTGGGTTTCGTCTAGTCAAAGGTCGAGAGCGCATCATGGCCGAACGTCACAACGCATTCGCGGTCACGCTCGCACAGCTCAATCCGACCATGGGCGACATCGAGGGCAATGCCGCAAAGGCGCGTGCGGCGCGCGCGCGTGCCATCGCCGACGGCGCCGATCTCGTGCTGTTTCCGGAATTGTTCATCGCCGGCTACCCGCCGGAAGATCTGGTGCAGAAGCCGGCGTTCCAGGCCGCCTGCCGCGCCGCGATCGAAAGCCTTGCGCGCGAGACCGCCGACGGTGGTCCGGCCATGCTGGTCGGCACGCCCTGGGTCGAGGAGGACAGGCTTTACAATGCCTGTGCGCTGCTCGACGGCGGCCGCATCGCCGCGCTTCGCTTCAAATGCAATCTGCC comes from Bradyrhizobium sp. CCGE-LA001 and encodes:
- a CDS encoding diacylglycerol kinase; this encodes MLRIWKATINSRNGLAFAFRSEQAVREEILALLLSLPLAWFIGATAMRAVELVCSVAFVLTVELLNTAIEKLADRLTMDHDKQIGRVKDMGSAAVGVALLMAGVFWIFAIVERLGFV